The following proteins are co-located in the Anaerolineae bacterium genome:
- a CDS encoding glycosyltransferase family 39 protein, with product MTAERRPGGRFPSYALALLLIALGFALRLWHLDFQSIWRDEADSLEFASSLASLRMLFTQPGHNAPLYYTMLAGWQAIAGGGLVSGRFFSALWGTCGLALLWALCRRFVHPAAAVWALLFAACSSFWVWYSQEARVYAPLLALALLVSWLYLDALERGGVWRWAGYVFGMAVLVYLHFMALWLVPAHLLMGILLRPKGRGGWPAWAVAMAALCLPAVPLAGWGIPLLLSSFQTGHAPASWGDMTAGLALGFTLGPSGRLPAWLATPALFLALLGTAGIWLAPRWTWRRVPLALLAWLGVPAVGLMVLSTVKPLFAERYLIFTLPALLLLMALGTAWLWRVWRPLALGAVAAVLAASLLGIAVQGTQTIKPDFRSAARYFTAHRQAGDLVLFLIPQAQGTFTYYAPAEEAIYAPAPFANGLPPAELDAAMRRLVGGRRRVWLVESEPAWWDRAGAVRDWLSAHAESSREIAFHLVTLIEYTGVQSSP from the coding sequence GTGACAGCAGAACGCCGGCCGGGTGGTAGATTCCCCTCGTATGCGCTGGCGCTGTTGCTGATTGCACTGGGATTCGCCCTGCGGCTGTGGCACCTGGATTTTCAAAGCATCTGGCGGGACGAGGCCGACTCCCTGGAGTTTGCCTCGTCCCTGGCATCTTTGCGGATGCTCTTTACCCAGCCAGGCCACAACGCCCCGCTCTATTACACCATGCTGGCCGGCTGGCAGGCGATCGCCGGCGGCGGCCTTGTCTCCGGACGCTTCTTCTCCGCCCTGTGGGGGACATGCGGGCTGGCCCTGCTGTGGGCCCTCTGCCGGCGCTTCGTCCACCCGGCGGCCGCCGTATGGGCACTGCTGTTCGCCGCCTGCTCGTCCTTCTGGGTATGGTATTCGCAGGAAGCGCGCGTCTACGCGCCGCTATTGGCCCTCGCCCTGCTGGTCTCCTGGCTCTACCTGGACGCGCTGGAGCGCGGCGGGGTATGGCGCTGGGCCGGCTACGTCTTCGGCATGGCAGTACTGGTCTATCTCCACTTTATGGCGCTCTGGCTGGTGCCGGCCCATCTCCTCATGGGCATTCTCCTGCGGCCCAAGGGGCGCGGCGGCTGGCCGGCCTGGGCTGTGGCCATGGCGGCGCTCTGTCTGCCGGCCGTGCCCTTGGCCGGCTGGGGCATACCGCTCTTGCTCTCATCCTTTCAGACGGGACACGCGCCGGCATCCTGGGGCGATATGACCGCAGGCCTGGCGCTGGGTTTCACCCTGGGGCCCTCCGGCCGCCTGCCGGCTTGGCTCGCTACGCCGGCGCTCTTCCTGGCACTACTGGGCACCGCCGGCATCTGGCTGGCCCCGCGATGGACATGGCGGCGCGTCCCGCTGGCCCTGCTCGCATGGCTGGGTGTGCCGGCCGTCGGGCTGATGGTCCTTTCCACGGTGAAGCCGCTCTTCGCCGAGCGCTATCTGATCTTCACCCTGCCGGCGCTCCTGCTCCTGATGGCGCTGGGCACAGCCTGGCTGTGGCGAGTATGGCGCCCGCTGGCACTGGGGGCTGTGGCGGCCGTGCTGGCGGCGAGCCTGTTGGGTATCGCCGTCCAGGGCACACAGACCATTAAACCCGATTTTCGCAGCGCGGCGCGGTATTTCACGGCGCATCGTCAGGCCGGCGATCTGGTACTGTTCCTCATCCCGCAGGCGCAGGGAACCTTCACCTATTACGCGCCGGCGGAGGAGGCCATCTATGCGCCGGCGCCCTTCGCCAACGGCCTGCCGCCGGCGGAACTGGATGCCGCCATGCGCCGGCTGGTCGGGGGACGCCGCCGCGTCTGGCTGGTGGAATCGGAGCCGGCCTGGTGGGACCGCGCCGGCGCTGTGCGGGATTGGCTGTCCGCTCATGCAGAGAGCTCCCGCGAAATTGCCTTTCACCTCGTCACGCTGATAGAATATACCGGTGTGCAGAGTTCCCCTTGA
- the rfaE2 gene encoding D-glycero-beta-D-manno-heptose 1-phosphate adenylyltransferase → MGSVWSLEEAEQRCAAWRAAGKRIVFTNGHFDLLHLGHVDYLQRARALGDTLVVGLNSDASTRLLKGPARPIVPEQERAAVLAALACVDGVVIFDAPTAEEIVRRLRPDIYVKGGDWSPDQGRWPPEARVVLEYGGQVQFLPYLPDHSTSRLIQTILERYGRGTE, encoded by the coding sequence ATGGGGTCAGTATGGAGCCTGGAAGAGGCAGAACAGCGGTGCGCGGCCTGGCGCGCCGCCGGCAAGCGCATCGTCTTCACCAACGGCCACTTTGACCTCCTCCACCTGGGCCATGTGGATTACCTGCAAAGGGCCCGGGCGCTGGGCGATACCCTGGTCGTAGGGTTGAACAGCGACGCTTCCACCCGCTTGCTGAAGGGGCCGGCGCGCCCCATCGTGCCGGAACAGGAGCGCGCCGCCGTCCTGGCCGCGCTGGCGTGTGTGGACGGCGTGGTCATCTTCGATGCGCCGACGGCGGAGGAGATCGTGCGCCGGCTCCGTCCGGACATCTACGTCAAGGGCGGCGATTGGTCCCCTGACCAGGGGCGCTGGCCGCCGGAGGCCCGCGTTGTCCTGGAATACGGCGGCCAGGTGCAGTTCCTGCCCTATCTCCCCGACCATTCCACATCCCGGCTCATTCAGACGATCCTGGAGCGCTATGGCAGAGGAACAGAGTAG
- the murJ gene encoding murein biosynthesis integral membrane protein MurJ → MAEEQSSGIARSAGIIALGNVASRLLGVVRVTIIAHYFGASGLVSAFEAAARVPMMIYDLLVSGMLSAALVPVLSTYADRRDELWRLASIMFTLIALLMGVLVMMLEALAPAVAWVMVGGFSPALLAVTVRLIRIILPATLLFGLSGVATGVLYSLKRFTYPAFGAAVYNLGIIMAAPLLAGRWDIYSLGVGVLAGSLFQLLIQLPDLELKALRPLLDLRHPGLRRIVKLYLPIAAGLLISQAQIIIDRRLASGTGEQSIAWMANATQLIQFPHGLISVAISLAVLPSLSRFSAAQDWAAYRRTLSAGLRMVITLIVPAIVGLYILGKPLVRLIFEHGRFTAYDTHWVTVALFGYLIGLFFASIDWPLNYAFYAQQDTLTPAVVGLWSVFVYLAVALGLVGRMGMLGLVLADSAKHASHAVIMWLLLRRRVGGLEEHVASALARAAGASLIMGAAVWFSWRWLAGILPAGALAGRVLHVAVPAALGAGVYLAAALLLGMQDLAALWQAVRRRLAARGEAR, encoded by the coding sequence ATGGCAGAGGAACAGAGTAGCGGCATCGCCCGCTCCGCCGGCATCATCGCCCTGGGCAACGTCGCCAGCCGCTTGCTGGGAGTAGTGCGGGTCACCATCATCGCCCACTATTTCGGCGCGTCCGGGCTGGTGAGCGCCTTCGAAGCCGCCGCCCGCGTGCCGATGATGATTTACGACCTGCTGGTGAGCGGCATGCTCAGCGCCGCCCTGGTGCCGGTGCTCAGCACCTATGCGGACCGCCGCGATGAGTTATGGCGGCTGGCCAGCATCATGTTCACCCTGATCGCCCTCCTGATGGGCGTGCTGGTCATGATGTTGGAGGCGCTGGCGCCGGCCGTGGCCTGGGTCATGGTCGGCGGCTTCAGCCCGGCCCTGCTGGCGGTCACGGTGCGCCTCATCCGCATTATCCTGCCGGCCACCCTCCTCTTCGGCCTCTCGGGCGTCGCCACCGGCGTGCTGTACAGCCTCAAGCGCTTCACCTATCCGGCCTTTGGAGCGGCGGTATATAACCTGGGCATTATCATGGCAGCCCCGCTGCTGGCCGGCCGATGGGACATCTACAGCCTGGGCGTCGGCGTCCTGGCCGGCTCCCTCTTTCAACTGCTCATCCAGCTCCCCGACCTGGAGCTGAAGGCCCTGCGTCCCCTGCTCGATCTCCGCCACCCAGGGCTCCGCCGCATCGTCAAGCTGTACCTGCCCATCGCCGCCGGCCTGCTCATCAGCCAAGCGCAGATCATCATTGACCGCCGGCTGGCCTCCGGCACCGGGGAGCAGAGCATCGCCTGGATGGCCAACGCCACCCAGCTCATCCAGTTCCCGCACGGCTTGATTTCCGTGGCCATCTCCCTGGCGGTGCTCCCCTCGCTGTCGCGCTTCAGCGCGGCGCAGGATTGGGCCGCCTATCGGCGCACCCTGAGCGCCGGCCTGCGCATGGTGATCACCCTTATCGTGCCGGCCATCGTCGGACTGTACATCCTGGGCAAGCCGCTGGTGCGGTTAATCTTCGAGCACGGCCGCTTCACCGCCTACGACACCCACTGGGTCACGGTAGCGCTGTTCGGCTATCTCATCGGGCTGTTCTTCGCCTCCATAGACTGGCCGCTCAACTATGCCTTCTATGCCCAGCAGGACACCCTGACGCCGGCGGTGGTGGGGCTGTGGAGCGTGTTCGTTTACCTGGCGGTGGCGCTGGGGCTGGTCGGGCGCATGGGCATGCTGGGGCTGGTGCTGGCCGATTCCGCCAAGCATGCCAGCCACGCCGTCATCATGTGGCTGTTACTGCGCCGGCGCGTCGGCGGCCTGGAGGAGCACGTTGCCAGCGCGCTTGCCCGGGCGGCCGGCGCCTCCCTTATCATGGGCGCCGCGGTCTGGTTCTCCTGGCGCTGGCTGGCGGGGATACTGCCGGCCGGCGCACTGGCCGGCCGGGTACTGCACGTTGCCGTGCCGGCGGCGCTGGGCGCCGGCGTTTACCTCGCCGCGGCGCTTCTGCTGGGCATGCAGGACCTGGCCGCGCTCTGGCAGGCGGTGCGCCGGCGGCTGGCCGCCCGCGGGGAGGCCAGGTAA